ATACCCTAACAATGCAGTAATAGCATCATTACCTAGGCAGTTGTTGACTGTATCAAGCAAGCCAAGCTCTGCAAAAATTTCATGTTTCTACAAAGCCAGGCTGTCATACCATAGTAACATGCAGGCAACAAAGCACTTCTGTATTCATCTTTTAGACCAGGCTAAGCAAAATGCAGGTAACCAAATTAACATTTTCATGATTACACAAACCTCCTAGTGGACTCTCTCTTCTCTATTGTTCATGCTCTTATTTTTACATGACTTTGTTGTACAAATCCTGGTGGCACccaacaaatacatataaaaaGCATATACCAATTCAAGATCTGAATTATTGAAACCTATGTGCAGATTTCTATTGTCCCCCAATTAAACTTCCTTTTCTTTGTGCGTGATTGTGTGCATCGTTCGAAAACAGTGCTAGACATATAAACAGTGCGTGATTGTTTGCTTTAGTTTTGTGCGCCCATCTGCCAGAAACATTGTTCAATAATTAATGAATATAACTTTTCCACTGAATCAGGGAATTTTTCATGAATCAGGGAATTTTTCATACATGTCAATTTTCCTAGCTACTAGTTTAGGTTGGCAATCTAATTTGACAGCCCAAAGCGGCCAAATGTTAGTTGAGAAATCatattttcactttttttttggtcggtgcttattttttttctcgcaCTTATTGGCATATAGGTGCTTATTTTTTAATTGAAAATAAGTAATCCCCCCTCTCTATTCTTCTTTCAACTTGTTTGTACATCTATTTCTGTATCTGCAGGGTTTCCAGCGTGATAGAGTCCCTTTCTTTATAAGGGAAGAACCCGACCATTCATGGTGCGAGTATGGCCTTATTGGACGTGACACTGAAATGGATGCACTTTTTGAGCAAATCCAGGAAAGTCGTATTATTTCTTTGTGGGGAATGCCTGGTGTTGGTAAATCAAGTCTCGTTTGGGACATCTACAACAAACCGCAGACTCTTAAAACATGGCAGCGTCGCGCTTGGGTCTTTGCTTCCCATCCATTCAATCCCATAGCCTTCTCCCGAAACATAGTTCAACTTTGGAATTCACTTCCGGAATCCTATCAGGCAAATCCCATCCAAGAATGTCGACATCTTCTACATGAACATGTGTGCCTACTCGTAATTGATGGTTTGCAGTTCGAGGAAGACTGGGATTGGATAAATAACTTGATAGGAAGCGGAGGTTCAAGAAGCTGTATCATCACCATTACTTCGGAAGAAAGTGTTGGCAAACATTGTGCAGCAGTATCATCAAACAATGCAGTAGTGCACAATATCAAAGGTCttgaagctgatgcagcccttgAACTGTTCAAAAAGGTGTGTTTTCTCACAAGCATTGTTCCATTTAGTTTCCACTTATATCTACTAGCATAATTCCTTACTGTATCATACTATTACTAACTATAAACTCTTTTTAGAGCCTCCATAATGAAACCTCAATAGGCACCATAGAAAAATAgataaatcctaaaaattctaaCAATGGAAACATCTAAACGTCAATTCAGGAGACTCTAAACATCATGGACAATAACAACCAATAGATCTAATATGtttttataaatttaaaaaatctgtgctattataaaaaaaatagtctaaagtaaccccaaatctatatctaaattacttgCCTTAGCcaattataaaaaaatcatcTAAAAAGTCTATAGTACCCTAAGTTAACACAAAAAATTAATGACCTATTCCATTgtgaaaaataatataaagtaactCCCAAAACTTTCATATAAATTACCTACATATTCCATCATGAATAATATTATAACTTGACCCTCTAAACTTGTATAAAAATAACCCGCACTCGCCACTATTAAGAATGACTTAAAGTAGGAGGATCTCTTTTCTCTTCACATGAACTTAAAATGTAAAGCATTTAATTTTGCGTGATACCTTATTCATTAGTAAATATAACCATAGTGAATAGGGTAGGCAAAACAAAAACCAAAGGAGTGAACCAAAATGACCGAGACCTAACCAGAAATAAACCGAAATCAAGATTTTCAGtcactaagggggtgtttggcagcactacACCTCACaaaaaccagctccacactttcatAGCTCCACTCACCtgtctcttctctttcctcccctTGTCTTCCTCTGCTCGCGCTCAAAGTAATCAGAACCCAAATCGACAGACGAGCTGGGGCGGGGCTAGAGAGGGGCGCGACCAGCTGGGGCGGCTGGGGCTGGGGCAGCGTGTGGCGCGCCGGGGTCAGGCAGGGGGCTGGCGTGAGCGGGGCTCtggcgggcgagcgcggcctcAGCCAAGGGAGGGCCGCACAGTGCTCGGGGAAGATTGGGCGAGCATGCGGTGGCCGGTCGCGGTGAAGAAGACTCGCGAtaggagaaagagaagaaaaaatagaaCGACGGCCGACACAAGGGAACAACTCGTGACAGGGGAAGACCGGGCGGGGGCAGCGTCGGGCAGTGGTTCGCCGCTGGCTGCCCGCCCGCCAGCGAGGCCACGGTCGCCCGCCGGAGCCCCACCCGTGCCAGCCCCCTGCCTGACTCCGGCGAGCCACGCGCTGACCCCTCGAAAAATTAGAAacaaactggtacttgtgtaacgagtggcaaaggtgggtaaataacccccAACTCAACGAGGAAGTCTGAAACtgatgtttttggagcaccccctgAGGTACTCTAGAAAAAACTTGGATCTGACCCCTAGCTCCACATTTTTTTGAAGCTGGAGTTTGTGGAGCTCGACATGTTTGGCAGGCAATTTTGtggagttggtgaagtggagctattttttctagAGTGGAGTGCTGTCGGCATATTCAGCATTTGCTATCGGTTAACCAAGAAACTGAATGAATCAAAATCACAAGAGGCACAATACTGCTTCTAGCGATGCTCATTTACAAACCGTAACTATATAATGTCCAACCAAAATCACTCTCCCTCATTTCATTCCCAACCGCACCCAACCCGACCACCTACCCCACTCCAAACCCTAGGCCCCCACCAAACCATAGAGGAGGCAGGCCTTACGGCGCTCCTCCCTACAGCGATGGCAGACTGTGGTGATGACCTAGCACCAGTGGCCAGTGGCGCCTACTACCCTCCATTCGTTCCTCCACGATAGCGAGGAGTCGAGGATGTCACTGCAAATGCATCTTGGGGAGCGGCGAGGATGGCACCTCATCTTGCCTACGTGCTACGGATGGATTTGTCTCGATTTGTGCCTTATCCTTCTGGATTTGTCCTTATTTGTGCTCATCCTTCTCCATGTTTAGTTTGTAATTTGGTTGGTTTGGTCGTGAGTCACGACTGAGACCGAACCAAAGTATTCGAGACCGAATTGGCTTGGTGTCGATAATTTTTAGTAACTGAATAGTCTTTATTTTTGGTTAACCAAATTTTAGCAAAATCCGAAGAAGCGAAACGATCGGTCTCGGTAAACCGAATGCCCACCCTTGGTAGGGAAGGCCAATGTTGTGAAAGAGAAAGTGTTTGTAGCAAGTCATTCCATACGGGAATGTGTGCTCAATTCCTGTTTCCTTTATTTCAAATTTATATTACTATCATCTTTCAGTTCAAATGTTCAAACGAAAATATTAAAGTTTGTATTTCACACTTGTTTGACCAATAGATTCTCGAGGAGAAAGGATGCTATCTGGAAGAGCagatgaaagaagaagcatATCTTATCTTGTCCAAGTGTGGCGGGCTTCCAAAAGTGATTGTAACTTTGGCAGGATACTTGGCCAGCAGACCAAGCAAACTCAAGCAGGAGATGAGGCGTCTGAGTAACAACTTTATGCACGAGCTAGAGACCAACCCAGAGTTTGATTCCTTACGTGGCATACTTGCCTTGATGCATTCTTACTTGCATGATTGCCCTCGGCATCTCAAGAAATGCGTGCTTTATCTATCGGTCTTTCCTCAAGACATAATCATCCGGAGGAGGCGTTTGGTGAGGCGGTGGATCGCGGAGGGCTACTCAACGAGCACCGACAGCATTAGCATGGAGAAGTACGCGGAGAAGCTTTTTGACGAGGTTGCTGCACTGAGCATCATGCAGCCAGTATTGAAGGCAAGTAAGGTTATTGGGTACCGAGTCAATGGTTTCTTCCGCGATTATATCATCTCGCGGCCGGTGGAAGAGAGAGTTTGCTTTGCAGTGGAAGTCTCTGCACTGGAGCAGGGGCATGCATATGGCCAGCTGACCACAGAAGGCATAGGACAGCACCTAGCTGTTGGGAGATCCCTGGAGGATGACCAGGTTGTGTTCGAGGGTTTGGACTTCTCACGGCTACGGTCTTTGACATTGTTTAGAACGTTTTTGCCATGGTACGTCTCGGACAGGATGAGGTTGCTTCGGGTGCTGGATCTAGAGAATGCAGTGGGTGTATGTAATTCTGATTTTGAGGCGACAGGGAAGCTGCTGCCTCGTCTGAAGTTCCTCTCGCTAAGAGGACAGAGGAGAGTCTCGCGACTGCCAGATTTCGTGGGTGAGCTGATGCAGCTGCAAACACTGGATATCAGAGACACCTCTATAGTCGCGCTACCACCATGCATCACCCGGCTACAGAAGCTGCAGTACATTCGTGCAGGTACCACCATAGCGTTCACGCAAGATGACAGCTTGTCTGCGGGGGAGCATTCGACTCCATTGAGTAGGAGGTCCCGCTTGCTTGCCAGATTCAGCAGACGTGGACCTGATGGCTCTTGCAGGAATGGTGTTGAGGTGCCAAGAGGGATCGAGAGACTGAAAGCCTTGCGGACGCTTGGTGCTATTGATGTAAATACTGCAGGGGATGCCACTGTTGCAGACGCAAGATGGCTCTTTCGCCAGTTGAAGAAACTCGAAGTGTCTGGGATCAACCGCAAAACCGGAGCATTGTTTTTTGGGAATTTATTTCTGGCACAGCATTTGGAATCATTGTCTATGCAGTTTGAGAAGAGCAATCATTTTGTTCATTGGAACTACATCCGCTTTCCCGAAGGCCTACGGAGCCTAAAGATGCACGGCCATGTAGAGCAGTTCCCAGAAAATATCTGGTGTCATAAAAATCTCTTGAAGCTGACTTTAGAGAAGACTACACTGTTCACAACAGGTGACATAGAGGTCATCGGGAGCTTACCAAGTCTGCGTACTCTGCGCCTCCGTGTCAATAAAGATCAAGATGGCGAGCTCCAATTTCACTGTGGCCTTTTCAGCAAACTCGAGGTCCTCGAGATTGCCTGTAAATCGAAGTTAAGTGTATGGTTTAACTATGGTGCAATGGTAAAGCTTGAGCAGCTGAAGATTCACTGCCTTCAGGGGTCGGAGATGCAGTTCTCTGGGTTAGAGCACCTGTTTTCCCTCAAGCAAGTCTGGCTTATGGATTCCATCGACGACGCACTCAAGGAAGCATTGGGGCAGCAACTTTCCCAGCATCTGAAGAGACCTGCTCTGAaactggaggttgagccacGTTCGTCCCAGGAGTCGTCCGAGGAGTCGAACTAAGGTATGTAGGCAATTGTTTCTGTTGTATGCCTGCCATTCGTACTTCCTTTCTTCTATTACTCTATCTAACCCTAGCATCCGGTTTACCACAGGGAAGTCCGACACTCCAACTTGCAGGTTTGGAAGACGACACGCTAGCTGATCATCCTAAGAAATCAGTTTTGAAGCTGCAGGGAGCCATGTTTTATCCTGATGGCCTGGCGGGTATTTACTGAAGTTCGAGATGCTGACTGCCAGCCGTCGCCCAATCCAGTATTCTCAGCCGAGAAGGATTAGCTCCAAGTCTCTTAACTGGGTCGTGTAATTAACTGTCTTA
This genomic window from Setaria viridis chromosome 8, Setaria_viridis_v4.0, whole genome shotgun sequence contains:
- the LOC117866349 gene encoding disease resistance protein Pik-2; this translates as MADLAIGISRTAVQLLWDKVKTAIKEEAEQWQIVQRDLVFITGEVEMMQSFLNVADPERVRNDVVRTWVRQVRDLSYDAEECIEFVLQLDTNKRSWWLRLLPSCGKTEAALPVDEAVAETTLLRARVVDVSQRNIRYNLIVDSASRPINQQVDQMAAASSTSSFDSKFNAVKKTGFLDLPGLISREDEDLQLISVCGPEGDLGKVAIIRKLYGDSRIYKEFECRAWVKLMEPFNAHEFIRTLMIQFFAHSCCSQEQEGSIKESAHKINTHRYLIVLEDLYTMAQLDTIRSYLPDMKKGSRIVVLTHQPVIARICAGELCRGFHQLVQFSLDHSVCVYFKEGFQRDRVPFFIREEPDHSWCEYGLIGRDTEMDALFEQIQESRIISLWGMPGVGKSSLVWDIYNKPQTLKTWQRRAWVFASHPFNPIAFSRNIVQLWNSLPESYQANPIQECRHLLHEHVCLLVIDGLQFEEDWDWINNLIGSGGSRSCIITITSEESVGKHCAAVSSNNAVVHNIKGLEADAALELFKKILEEKGCYLEEQMKEEAYLILSKCGGLPKVIVTLAGYLASRPSKLKQEMRRLSNNFMHELETNPEFDSLRGILALMHSYLHDCPRHLKKCVLYLSVFPQDIIIRRRRLVRRWIAEGYSTSTDSISMEKYAEKLFDEVAALSIMQPVLKASKVIGYRVNGFFRDYIISRPVEERVCFAVEVSALEQGHAYGQLTTEGIGQHLAVGRSLEDDQVVFEGLDFSRLRSLTLFRTFLPWYVSDRMRLLRVLDLENAVGVCNSDFEATGKLLPRLKFLSLRGQRRVSRLPDFVGELMQLQTLDIRDTSIVALPPCITRLQKLQYIRAGTTIAFTQDDSLSAGEHSTPLSRRSRLLARFSRRGPDGSCRNGVEVPRGIERLKALRTLGAIDVNTAGDATVADARWLFRQLKKLEVSGINRKTGALFFGNLFLAQHLESLSMQFEKSNHFVHWNYIRFPEGLRSLKMHGHVEQFPENIWCHKNLLKLTLEKTTLFTTGDIEVIGSLPSLRTLRLRVNKDQDGELQFHCGLFSKLEVLEIACKSKLSVWFNYGAMVKLEQLKIHCLQGSEMQFSGLEHLFSLKQVWLMDSIDDALKEALGQQLSQHLKRPALKLEVEPRSSQESSEESN